In a genomic window of Polycladomyces abyssicola:
- the spoVAE gene encoding stage V sporulation protein AE, with protein sequence MGTIWTAFLIGGLICVIGQLLMDLTPLTPAHVLSILVVSGAILDGLGLYEPLIKFAGAGATVPITSFGNALVHGALQEAKKSGPIGVLSGIFQITSAGISAAIIFGFLTAVIFKPKG encoded by the coding sequence GTGGGTACGATTTGGACCGCTTTTTTGATCGGTGGTTTGATCTGTGTGATCGGACAATTGTTGATGGATTTGACGCCGCTCACACCGGCTCACGTGTTGAGTATTTTGGTTGTCAGTGGAGCGATTCTCGATGGGCTCGGATTGTACGAACCCCTCATCAAATTTGCCGGAGCGGGTGCGACAGTCCCCATCACCAGTTTCGGCAACGCATTGGTTCACGGTGCATTGCAGGAGGCGAAGAAAAGCGGACCGATCGGGGTGTTGTCGGGCATTTTCCAAATCACCAGTGCAGGGATATCCGCGGCGATCATTTTCGGATTCTTGACGGCGGTGATATTTAAGCCGAAAGGATGA
- a CDS encoding stage V sporulation protein AE, with translation MPKRKVILITDGDRVAQATVEEVARQVGGRCISSSAGNPTPLSGEEIVEMIRSAKHDPVLVMFDDCGWNQKGRGERALEYVANHPDIEVLGVIAVASDSRRVSGTPVDVALDQDGNIVHHRVDKDGHELHLEPLRIYGDTVDVLNQIEAPIVIGIGDIGKMENHDRADWGAPVTTKAVELILQHANGD, from the coding sequence ATGCCCAAGCGAAAGGTGATACTGATCACGGATGGTGACCGTGTGGCGCAAGCGACCGTCGAGGAAGTGGCCCGTCAGGTGGGAGGACGTTGCATCTCTTCCTCGGCGGGAAATCCGACCCCACTGAGCGGGGAGGAAATCGTGGAGATGATCCGTTCGGCCAAGCACGATCCGGTATTGGTCATGTTTGATGATTGCGGGTGGAATCAAAAAGGGCGGGGAGAACGTGCCCTGGAATATGTGGCCAACCACCCCGACATCGAGGTGCTGGGTGTGATCGCCGTGGCATCCGACAGTCGGAGAGTATCCGGCACACCGGTGGATGTGGCGTTGGACCAAGACGGCAATATCGTTCATCACCGGGTGGATAAGGATGGACATGAGTTGCACCTGGAGCCGCTTCGTATCTATGGAGATACAGTTGATGTGTTGAACCAGATCGAAGCGCCGATCGTTATCGGAATTGGCGACATCGGCAAGATGGAAAATCACGATCGTGCTGATTGGGGTGCTCCGGTGACCACCAAAGCGGTGGAGCTGATTTTGCAACATGCGAACGGGGATTGA
- the lysA gene encoding diaminopimelate decarboxylase, whose protein sequence is MHLHGTSRINEYGHLEIGGCDTVELARRFGTPLYVMDEDLIRKRMREFRSAMAETGLPHQVAYASKAFCTLAMCRLVAEEGLHLDVVSDGELHTALQAGFPPEHIHFHGNNKTPFELEMALEAGIGLFIVDNFVELSMLNDLAGKKGINARVLLRVTPGIEAYTHEYIQTGQEDSKFGFDLASGQAIEAAKLARDAAHLSLEGFHCHIGSQIFETEGFRLVVDKMAAFIRECRETLAVETRILNLGGGFGIRYQKEDRPLPIRQYVQAIADAVKTAFAGEPVIPEVWLEPGRSIVGEAGTTLYTVGTMKEVPGVRKYVAVDGGMTDNLRPALYQAKYEALLANRAAEEPTEVVSIAGKCCESGDMLIWDLPLPSPRTGDILAVSCTGAYNYSMANNYNRIRRPAVVFVRDGQAKVVVRRETLDDLIHNDCLSPEPVQVKREEEEPVG, encoded by the coding sequence GTGCATTTACATGGAACCAGTCGCATCAATGAATACGGTCACCTCGAAATCGGGGGATGCGATACAGTGGAGTTGGCGCGCCGTTTCGGCACGCCGCTGTATGTGATGGACGAAGATTTGATCCGGAAACGGATGAGGGAATTCCGGTCCGCGATGGCCGAGACGGGATTGCCGCATCAGGTGGCTTATGCCAGTAAAGCGTTTTGCACCTTGGCCATGTGCCGTCTTGTCGCCGAAGAGGGACTTCACCTGGATGTTGTCTCAGACGGGGAGTTGCATACGGCGCTCCAGGCCGGATTTCCGCCCGAACACATTCATTTTCACGGTAATAACAAAACACCGTTTGAATTGGAGATGGCATTGGAAGCCGGAATCGGACTGTTTATCGTGGACAATTTTGTTGAGTTGTCCATGTTGAACGATCTGGCGGGCAAAAAAGGGATAAACGCCCGCGTATTGCTCCGGGTGACACCTGGAATCGAAGCTTACACACACGAATACATCCAAACCGGTCAAGAAGATTCCAAGTTTGGCTTCGATCTGGCCAGCGGACAAGCGATCGAGGCCGCCAAATTGGCTCGGGATGCGGCGCATCTGTCTTTGGAAGGATTTCACTGCCATATCGGCTCACAAATTTTCGAAACGGAAGGATTCCGTCTGGTGGTGGATAAGATGGCCGCCTTCATCCGTGAATGCAGGGAAACGCTCGCGGTGGAGACCCGAATTTTGAATCTGGGTGGCGGGTTTGGCATCCGTTATCAGAAAGAGGATCGCCCGCTGCCGATCCGCCAATATGTTCAAGCCATCGCCGATGCAGTGAAAACTGCGTTTGCAGGTGAGCCGGTGATCCCCGAAGTATGGCTGGAACCGGGCCGCAGCATCGTCGGTGAGGCGGGAACAACGCTCTATACGGTAGGCACGATGAAAGAGGTACCCGGTGTGCGCAAATATGTGGCCGTGGACGGGGGGATGACGGACAACCTGCGTCCGGCGTTGTACCAAGCCAAATATGAGGCTTTGCTTGCAAACCGTGCTGCGGAAGAACCGACGGAGGTTGTTTCGATCGCCGGCAAATGTTGCGAGAGTGGGGATATGTTGATTTGGGATCTGCCTCTGCCGTCGCCGCGAACGGGAGATATCTTGGCGGTCAGCTGTACGGGAGCATACAACTACAGCATGGCCAACAATTACAACCGCATCCGTCGACCTGCGGTGGTTTTCGTCCGTGACGGTCAAGCGAAAGTCGTCGTCCGCCGGGAGACGTTGGACGATCTGATCCATAACGACTGTCTCTCTCCCGAACCGGTTCAGGTCAAACGGGAAGAGGAAGAGCCGGTGGGATGA
- the ald gene encoding alanine dehydrogenase has product MRIGVPKEIKNREYRVAITPAGVQALKDAGHEVWVQQGAGEGSGFTDEEYVRAGAQMVSADEAWSADMVLKVKEPLPEEYRYFRSDLLLFTYLHLAADRALTDALVQSGVTAIAYETVQLDNGALPLLAPMSEVAGRMSVQVGAQSLEKPKGGLGVLLGGVPGVSPANVVIVGGGVVGTNAAKMAVGLGAQVTVLDVNGQRLRELDDLFGGRVRTLMSNRYNIEEAVQQADLVIGSVLIPGKRAPKLVTREMVAKMKPGSVIVDVAVDQGGCVETADRVTTHEQPTYTVYGVVHYSVANMPGAVPRTSTLALTNATLPYVLRLAEGKLHEDPALLRGVNVAAGRITHRGVAESFNMDYVSPEEALSSKLTTV; this is encoded by the coding sequence ATGAGGATCGGTGTACCGAAAGAGATCAAAAACAGGGAATACCGGGTGGCCATCACCCCTGCGGGTGTCCAGGCGCTCAAGGACGCGGGGCACGAAGTGTGGGTCCAACAGGGAGCCGGAGAGGGAAGCGGTTTTACCGATGAGGAATATGTACGGGCCGGGGCTCAAATGGTGTCCGCGGACGAAGCTTGGTCAGCGGATATGGTGTTGAAAGTAAAAGAGCCGCTGCCGGAAGAGTACCGCTATTTCCGGAGCGATTTGTTGCTGTTCACATATCTGCATCTGGCTGCCGATCGGGCATTGACAGATGCGTTGGTGCAATCGGGTGTCACAGCGATTGCGTATGAAACGGTACAGCTTGACAACGGCGCGTTGCCACTTTTGGCACCGATGAGCGAAGTGGCGGGAAGGATGTCCGTTCAGGTGGGTGCACAATCATTGGAGAAACCCAAAGGGGGATTGGGTGTCCTCTTGGGTGGTGTACCTGGCGTTTCCCCGGCCAATGTGGTGATTGTGGGCGGCGGCGTGGTGGGAACCAATGCCGCGAAAATGGCAGTTGGTCTGGGTGCTCAGGTGACCGTATTGGATGTAAACGGGCAGCGTCTGCGCGAACTGGATGACCTCTTCGGCGGCCGCGTCCGTACGTTGATGTCGAACCGCTACAACATTGAAGAAGCAGTGCAGCAAGCGGATTTGGTGATCGGGTCGGTTTTGATCCCAGGTAAACGCGCACCGAAATTGGTGACGCGGGAAATGGTGGCCAAGATGAAACCCGGATCGGTGATCGTTGATGTGGCCGTGGACCAAGGGGGTTGCGTCGAAACGGCGGATCGGGTCACAACGCATGAGCAACCCACCTATACGGTGTATGGCGTCGTCCATTATTCCGTGGCCAACATGCCCGGTGCGGTGCCGCGAACCTCAACGTTGGCTCTGACCAATGCCACCTTGCCTTATGTATTGCGGCTGGCCGAGGGAAAACTGCATGAAGATCCCGCTCTGTTGCGCGGTGTCAACGTGGCCGCAGGTCGCATCACACACCGTGGTGTAGCCGAATCGTTCAACATGGATTACGTCTCGCCTGAGGAAGCTTTGAGCAGCAAGTTGACAACAGTTTAA
- a CDS encoding PucR family transcriptional regulator, producing the protein MDIQSPLTVSDILKRPLFRHAKVAAGSRGLHREVKWVHILEIMDGSSYVRGNELILMTGVGLGEEKELKVQFVRELWESGVSALAIELVHQFVHLSEEAKAFADQHAFPIIVFEEPVSFIEITQDIHGDLIHRHHRQLLALERLSHQFHQLALKPQGATNILRLLHQETGYAVRLVDYLGEDLVYPDFRENPEHPHVLSHPIVVLDVQVGELQMSGSTAPTDFARLVMERAATALAQELLRSISLEERRLRVTQQWIDHLIESGSTRPPKELSEAVDQGGQLAICAVEPCHGYNSEYNRVETMQNIALLKWTHTIRNELTPLGVGVWTAPHEGLWVLILADRTPTANLPFQDRLRRGFNRVSIQSPNWSHLGPFDWKAGVSLAFTRWEQAPQAWRQAVAALSLINVADVPANDGETTSSAPVVYCEDLHAWQLFLQVSPSVLAQYVEAQIGPLLTYDREHGTQLTKTLEVYLAENQSKQHTSNVLYIHRQTLYYRLEQIEQLLGKDWDSPVRRLALETALSAHRFLQVQRR; encoded by the coding sequence ATGGACATCCAATCGCCACTGACCGTCTCCGACATTCTGAAACGCCCGCTGTTCCGGCACGCCAAAGTGGCTGCCGGCTCCCGTGGCCTGCACCGCGAGGTGAAATGGGTTCACATCTTGGAAATCATGGACGGCTCATCTTATGTGCGGGGAAACGAATTGATTCTCATGACCGGGGTGGGTCTGGGAGAAGAAAAAGAATTGAAGGTACAGTTTGTTCGCGAACTGTGGGAAAGTGGCGTGTCCGCCCTGGCCATCGAATTGGTCCATCAATTCGTCCACCTGTCTGAGGAAGCCAAAGCTTTTGCTGACCAGCACGCCTTCCCGATCATCGTGTTTGAAGAACCGGTTTCCTTCATTGAAATCACACAGGACATTCACGGCGATCTGATCCATCGACACCACCGGCAGTTGCTGGCGTTGGAACGGCTCTCTCACCAATTTCACCAGCTGGCACTGAAGCCGCAGGGAGCGACCAACATCCTTCGACTGCTGCATCAGGAAACGGGGTATGCGGTCCGTTTGGTTGATTATCTGGGGGAGGATTTGGTATATCCCGACTTTCGGGAAAACCCGGAACATCCGCATGTCTTATCTCATCCGATCGTCGTCTTGGATGTACAAGTGGGTGAACTGCAAATGAGCGGTTCCACCGCCCCGACCGACTTCGCGCGACTGGTTATGGAACGCGCGGCTACTGCGCTCGCTCAGGAACTGTTGCGGAGCATTTCGTTGGAAGAACGCCGGTTACGGGTGACACAGCAGTGGATCGATCACCTGATTGAATCGGGTTCAACCCGACCTCCTAAGGAGCTTTCCGAAGCCGTCGATCAAGGCGGACAACTGGCGATTTGTGCGGTTGAGCCTTGCCATGGATACAACTCGGAATACAACCGTGTGGAAACCATGCAAAATATCGCCTTGCTGAAATGGACGCACACCATACGAAATGAATTAACCCCACTGGGCGTCGGAGTATGGACCGCTCCGCACGAAGGACTATGGGTCCTGATTCTCGCCGACCGGACTCCTACCGCCAATCTGCCGTTTCAGGACCGGTTGCGACGTGGTTTCAACCGTGTGTCCATCCAGTCCCCCAACTGGTCTCATCTCGGGCCCTTTGACTGGAAAGCGGGAGTCAGTCTTGCCTTTACCCGCTGGGAGCAAGCGCCTCAAGCGTGGCGTCAAGCCGTTGCGGCCTTGTCCCTCATCAACGTCGCCGATGTCCCAGCCAACGACGGGGAAACCACTTCGTCGGCTCCTGTCGTCTACTGCGAGGATCTCCATGCTTGGCAGTTGTTTTTGCAGGTGTCACCCTCCGTTCTGGCGCAATACGTGGAAGCCCAGATCGGTCCGCTTTTGACATACGACAGGGAACACGGAACCCAATTGACCAAAACCTTGGAAGTGTATCTGGCTGAAAACCAGTCCAAACAACACACCTCCAACGTCTTGTATATACATCGCCAAACACTGTACTATCGATTGGAACAAATCGAACAATTGTTGGGAAAAGATTGGGATTCCCCAGTCCGGCGCCTCGCGCTGGAAACCGCTTTGTCGGCACATCGGTTTCTCCAGGTGCAACGGAGATAA
- a CDS encoding COX15/CtaA family protein, producing MSRGLKWFSWTTAFGLYLILLMGALVTKTGSGKGCGNTWPFCNGEVFPTYATLQTWVEYSHRVVSGLVGLFVVILAVWAWKVFRQDRVVLWLAAASVFFVVLQGLLGAAAVVWGQSDAVLASHFGFSLMSLAACVLLVLYLEQKDKGDASPDRTVSTRYKYGVWGITVYTYLVVYTGAYVRHTGSSLGCGENFPGCDGHWLPDWTSLAGIHLLHRTAAYSLWLLVAGLVWVTVRFYRQHHELVRAAWFAWVFVTLQAATGIASVLTGIQLIIALLHTTVISIFFSVMCYLCMRVGMPWRHKPAVREEAMK from the coding sequence GTGAGTCGAGGCTTGAAATGGTTTTCATGGACAACTGCGTTTGGGCTTTATCTCATATTGCTCATGGGAGCATTGGTAACAAAAACGGGTTCGGGAAAAGGCTGCGGCAATACGTGGCCGTTTTGCAACGGAGAAGTGTTTCCGACCTATGCTACGCTTCAGACATGGGTGGAGTACAGCCACCGTGTCGTCTCTGGGCTGGTCGGTTTGTTCGTCGTGATTTTGGCTGTCTGGGCATGGAAGGTGTTCCGCCAGGACCGTGTGGTGTTGTGGTTGGCTGCCGCCAGCGTCTTTTTCGTGGTCCTGCAAGGACTGTTGGGAGCGGCTGCCGTGGTGTGGGGTCAATCCGACGCCGTGTTGGCTTCCCACTTCGGATTTTCGCTGATGTCGCTGGCTGCTTGTGTATTGTTGGTCTTGTATTTGGAGCAAAAAGACAAAGGAGACGCGTCCCCCGACCGCACCGTGTCCACTCGTTACAAATACGGCGTATGGGGGATCACCGTTTACACGTATCTCGTCGTGTACACGGGCGCATACGTGCGTCATACCGGCTCCAGCCTGGGTTGCGGGGAAAACTTCCCTGGTTGTGACGGACATTGGTTGCCCGATTGGACCAGTTTGGCGGGCATCCATCTGTTGCACCGAACTGCGGCATATTCCCTGTGGCTGTTGGTGGCGGGGCTGGTGTGGGTCACCGTCCGATTTTACCGTCAACATCATGAGTTGGTGCGTGCTGCATGGTTCGCATGGGTGTTTGTCACCTTGCAGGCGGCGACCGGCATCGCCAGTGTACTGACCGGCATCCAGCTAATCATCGCGCTGTTGCACACGACGGTCATCTCCATCTTTTTCTCGGTGATGTGTTATTTGTGCATGCGGGTGGGCATGCCTTGGCGTCACAAACCAGCCGTCAGAGAAGAAGCCATGAAGTGA
- the ribD gene encoding bifunctional diaminohydroxyphosphoribosylaminopyrimidine deaminase/5-amino-6-(5-phosphoribosylamino)uracil reductase RibD, with product MEHHEKWMRLALQLARSAEGQTSPNPLVGAVVVKDGRLIGMGAHLRAGTPHAEVHALDMAGPEAHGSTLYVTLEPCNHYGRTPPCTEKVITSGVKTVVIGSKDPDPRVAGSGIRRLQEAGVEVVLGVLEAECLRLNEAYFHHRRTGRPFVTLKTASTLDGKIATHTGHSRWVTGEAARAEVHRLRHIHDAIMVGVGTVLADKPRLTTRLPRGGHNPIRVVIDSRLRLPSDTPVTDVTEAPTWVFCTDERDPDKEEQLRAKGVKIVSTGPGPRVDLHRVMRVLGEHGVLSILVEGGGTLNAALLRERLVDKVIAFVAPKLLGGQNSPTSVEGEERETMAEAIHLRDLEVQRFGEDLCVIGYPVFPS from the coding sequence ATGGAGCACCATGAAAAATGGATGCGGTTGGCGTTGCAGCTGGCGCGATCGGCCGAGGGGCAAACCTCGCCCAATCCGTTGGTAGGGGCGGTGGTGGTCAAGGACGGCCGGTTGATCGGGATGGGGGCGCATTTGCGTGCGGGTACGCCGCACGCGGAAGTACACGCGTTGGACATGGCCGGCCCGGAAGCGCACGGCAGCACGTTGTATGTCACGCTAGAACCGTGCAATCACTATGGACGCACGCCTCCATGTACGGAAAAAGTGATCACCTCCGGTGTGAAAACGGTCGTGATCGGCTCGAAAGATCCTGATCCGCGTGTGGCAGGAAGCGGTATTCGGCGATTGCAGGAAGCGGGCGTCGAGGTGGTGCTGGGAGTACTGGAGGCAGAATGTCTCCGGCTGAATGAAGCGTATTTTCATCACCGACGGACTGGCAGGCCGTTTGTTACCTTAAAAACGGCCTCTACGCTGGACGGTAAAATCGCGACACATACCGGGCACAGCCGGTGGGTGACGGGTGAAGCTGCCCGGGCGGAAGTGCACAGACTCCGTCACATCCATGATGCAATCATGGTGGGTGTCGGCACTGTGTTGGCTGACAAGCCGCGGTTGACCACGCGTTTGCCGAGAGGCGGCCACAACCCGATCCGGGTGGTGATCGACAGCCGTCTGCGTCTTCCGTCGGACACGCCGGTGACGGACGTGACGGAAGCACCGACTTGGGTGTTTTGCACTGACGAGCGGGACCCGGACAAAGAGGAACAATTGCGTGCCAAAGGGGTCAAAATCGTATCCACCGGGCCTGGTCCACGTGTCGACTTGCACCGCGTCATGCGGGTATTGGGGGAACACGGAGTGCTGTCGATATTGGTGGAAGGCGGCGGAACGCTGAACGCCGCACTGTTGCGGGAACGGTTGGTGGACAAAGTGATCGCATTTGTCGCTCCCAAGCTGTTGGGCGGGCAGAACAGCCCCACTTCCGTCGAAGGGGAGGAACGGGAGACGATGGCGGAGGCGATTCATCTCCGGGATCTCGAGGTGCAACGCTTTGGAGAGGATTTGTGTGTGATCGGATATCCCGTATTCCCGTCGTAA
- the ribE gene encoding riboflavin synthase, with protein MFTGIIEEVGSIRKMARQGMAMELTIACRKVLEGVQLGDSIAVNGVCLTVTRFAEDHFTADVMPETMKRTNLGSLSVGSPVNLERALAAGQRLGGHFVQGHVDGVGTITDRTPYENAVLFRISVPTELTRFMVEKGSVAVNGISLTLVDVGKDFFTVSVIPHTLTHTQLHAAKVGDPVNIECDMIGKYIAKMLGKTKENEGLTLEILRQNGFA; from the coding sequence TTGTTTACGGGGATTATCGAAGAAGTGGGTTCAATCCGGAAAATGGCCCGGCAGGGGATGGCGATGGAGCTCACGATTGCCTGCCGCAAGGTGTTGGAAGGGGTGCAATTGGGGGACAGCATTGCCGTCAATGGGGTGTGCCTCACTGTGACCCGTTTCGCAGAGGACCATTTTACGGCCGACGTAATGCCGGAAACGATGAAACGAACCAACTTGGGTTCCTTGTCCGTAGGTTCACCGGTCAATCTGGAACGCGCATTGGCCGCGGGACAACGATTGGGTGGCCATTTCGTCCAGGGACACGTGGATGGCGTTGGTACGATCACAGATCGAACGCCGTATGAAAATGCGGTGCTGTTCCGCATTTCGGTTCCGACGGAACTGACCCGGTTTATGGTGGAAAAGGGGTCTGTTGCGGTCAACGGGATCAGTCTGACGTTGGTGGATGTAGGTAAAGACTTCTTCACTGTATCGGTGATACCTCACACCTTAACCCATACCCAATTGCATGCGGCCAAAGTGGGAGATCCCGTCAATATCGAGTGTGATATGATCGGTAAATATATCGCCAAAATGCTGGGCAAGACAAAAGAGAACGAAGGGTTGACGTTGGAGATACTCCGACAAAACGGATTCGCATGA
- a CDS encoding bifunctional 3,4-dihydroxy-2-butanone-4-phosphate synthase/GTP cyclohydrolase II: MYSFDPIEEAIYELMQGNVIIVVDDEDRENEGDFVALAEKATPDVINFMIKYGRGLVCVPITEERAQELDLPPMVHHNTDTHGTAFTVSVDHVSCTTGISAYERSTTIRALIDPKTRPEDFRRPGHIFPLIAKKGGVLRRAGHTEAAVDLARMCGAYPAGVICEVIKEDGSMARVPDLMEIAKQHDLKIITIQDLIQYRNRKDKLVERVVATKMPTEFGEFTAIGYTNEVDDREHVALVKGEIDPEKPVLVRVHSECLTGDVFGSHRCDCGPQLHAALKRINDEGAGVLLYMRQEGRGIGLLNKLKAYKLQEQGLDTVEANLKLGFRPDLRDYGIGAQILRDLGVRKMRLMTNNPRKITGLKGYGLEVVEVVPIQIPPNESNKRYLLTKKNKMGHMLNL, encoded by the coding sequence ATGTATTCCTTCGACCCGATTGAGGAAGCCATTTATGAATTGATGCAAGGAAACGTCATCATTGTGGTGGACGACGAAGACCGCGAAAACGAAGGTGATTTCGTAGCGCTGGCGGAAAAGGCCACGCCGGATGTGATCAATTTCATGATCAAGTATGGGCGTGGTCTGGTGTGTGTGCCCATCACCGAGGAGCGGGCGCAGGAGTTGGACCTGCCGCCGATGGTGCACCACAACACGGATACACATGGAACGGCGTTTACAGTGTCCGTCGATCACGTGAGCTGCACGACCGGCATTTCCGCATATGAGCGGTCTACCACCATCAGAGCCTTGATCGACCCGAAGACGCGCCCCGAAGATTTCCGCCGTCCGGGCCACATCTTTCCGCTGATTGCCAAAAAGGGCGGGGTGTTGCGCCGAGCCGGCCACACCGAAGCGGCTGTCGACCTGGCGCGGATGTGCGGGGCATATCCGGCAGGCGTTATCTGTGAAGTGATCAAGGAAGACGGTTCGATGGCCCGCGTGCCCGACCTGATGGAGATCGCCAAACAACACGATTTGAAAATCATCACGATTCAGGATTTGATTCAATACCGCAACCGCAAAGACAAATTGGTTGAACGCGTCGTCGCGACGAAAATGCCGACGGAGTTTGGGGAATTCACCGCTATCGGCTACACCAATGAAGTGGACGATCGGGAACACGTCGCATTAGTTAAAGGAGAGATTGACCCGGAAAAACCGGTGCTGGTCCGGGTGCACTCCGAATGTCTGACTGGTGACGTGTTCGGTTCGCACCGCTGCGACTGCGGTCCCCAGCTTCATGCAGCACTGAAGCGGATCAACGATGAGGGAGCGGGCGTATTGCTCTACATGCGGCAAGAGGGGCGGGGCATCGGGCTGTTGAACAAATTAAAAGCCTACAAATTGCAGGAACAGGGACTGGATACGGTGGAAGCCAACTTGAAGCTCGGATTCCGCCCCGATCTGCGCGATTACGGGATCGGTGCACAAATTTTGCGGGACCTGGGTGTGCGCAAGATGCGCCTGATGACCAACAACCCGCGCAAAATCACCGGTTTGAAAGGGTACGGGCTGGAAGTGGTCGAAGTGGTGCCGATCCAGATCCCGCCCAATGAATCCAACAAACGGTATCTGTTGACCAAGAAAAACAAAATGGGACACATGCTCAATCTGTAA
- the ribE gene encoding 6,7-dimethyl-8-ribityllumazine synthase, with protein MAKVYEGKLVAQGLRFGIVVSRFNEFITSKLLGGAQDALIRHGANEADIEVAWVPGAFEIPLIADQMAASGKYDAVIALGTVIRGATPHFDYVCNEVAKGVSQAALKHGLPVIFGVITVDTIEQAIERAGTKAGNKGWEAATAAIEMANLQRELRG; from the coding sequence GTGGCAAAAGTGTACGAAGGAAAATTGGTGGCGCAAGGTCTTCGTTTCGGTATTGTGGTGAGCCGGTTCAATGAATTTATCACCAGCAAACTTTTGGGCGGTGCGCAGGATGCTCTCATTCGGCACGGAGCGAATGAGGCGGACATCGAAGTGGCCTGGGTGCCGGGAGCGTTTGAAATCCCTTTGATCGCCGACCAGATGGCGGCTTCTGGCAAATACGACGCGGTAATTGCGTTGGGGACGGTGATTCGCGGGGCGACGCCCCACTTTGATTACGTGTGCAATGAGGTGGCCAAGGGTGTTTCTCAAGCTGCTTTGAAACATGGTTTGCCGGTGATTTTCGGCGTCATCACCGTGGACACCATCGAGCAGGCGATTGAGCGGGCTGGCACCAAGGCCGGAAACAAAGGATGGGAAGCAGCGACCGCGGCGATCGAGATGGCCAATCTGCAACGGGAACTCCGAGGCTGA
- a CDS encoding segregation and condensation protein A has translation MDVKIKLDTFEGPLDLLLHLIERAEVDIYEVPIARITDQYMEYLSAMQEWEMEIASEFLVMAATLLAIKSKMLLPRQEPTEMELDEYAEWEEEADPREALIERLLEYKKYKKLADVLREHESSRSLVYSRPPMDLTPYARERNPLEGIRPDDLLQFFVDVLRQQKESQQVARVSREEISIGDRIREIIERLHTEGGAVRFSRLVERGRITREWIVTTFLAILELMKAKRIICRQERLFDDLWIIAADMRGDQSLGTAGEEGDH, from the coding sequence GTGGACGTCAAAATCAAACTGGACACGTTCGAGGGTCCGTTGGATCTATTGCTCCATCTGATCGAACGGGCTGAGGTGGACATCTACGAGGTACCGATCGCACGGATTACTGATCAGTACATGGAATACTTATCGGCGATGCAGGAATGGGAGATGGAGATCGCCAGCGAGTTCCTGGTGATGGCGGCCACATTGCTGGCCATCAAAAGTAAAATGTTGTTGCCGCGGCAGGAACCAACAGAGATGGAACTGGACGAATATGCCGAGTGGGAGGAAGAGGCCGACCCGCGTGAAGCGCTGATCGAGCGGCTGTTGGAATACAAAAAGTATAAAAAGCTGGCCGATGTGTTGCGGGAACACGAATCCAGCCGCAGTTTGGTCTACTCCCGTCCTCCGATGGATCTCACGCCGTATGCACGGGAACGAAATCCGCTGGAAGGGATCCGTCCGGACGATTTGTTGCAGTTTTTCGTGGACGTACTCCGCCAGCAAAAAGAATCGCAACAGGTGGCCCGGGTCTCGCGGGAGGAGATTTCGATCGGCGACCGCATCAGAGAGATCATCGAACGTCTGCACACCGAGGGAGGAGCTGTCCGCTTTTCACGTCTGGTGGAACGCGGACGTATCACCCGGGAATGGATCGTCACCACGTTTTTGGCGATCTTGGAGCTGATGAAGGCCAAACGGATCATTTGCCGACAGGAACGGCTGTTTGACGATTTGTGGATTATCGCCGCAGATATGAGGGGGGATCAGTCGCTTGGAACCGCGGGAGAGGAAGGCGATCATTGA